In Bradyrhizobium lablabi, one DNA window encodes the following:
- a CDS encoding Smr/MutS family protein encodes MKRSSSTPIPELPASPRRKRSLSEEERALWESVAKQTKPLRKKPRAAKAEVVPAPAEATVVAKSVIPPKPLPRVPRVAKSEAPPLAPLGRRERSQLSRGRKEIDARLDLHGMTQTRAHRALSGFLQRAHHDGLTFVLIITGKGKIGTDPERGVLRRQVPQWLNLPEFRTLVVGFEEAHIGHGGEGALYVRIRRAKF; translated from the coding sequence ATGAAACGTTCGTCGTCGACCCCGATCCCGGAATTGCCGGCTTCGCCACGCCGCAAGCGCAGCCTCAGCGAGGAAGAGCGCGCGCTGTGGGAGAGCGTCGCCAAGCAGACAAAGCCACTGCGGAAGAAACCGCGCGCCGCCAAGGCCGAGGTGGTTCCAGCGCCCGCGGAAGCGACGGTTGTGGCGAAGTCCGTCATTCCGCCGAAGCCACTTCCGCGCGTGCCGCGCGTGGCAAAATCTGAGGCCCCGCCGCTGGCGCCGCTTGGACGCCGCGAGCGCTCGCAATTGTCGCGCGGGCGGAAGGAGATCGACGCCCGGCTCGACCTGCACGGCATGACGCAGACCCGCGCCCACCGCGCGCTGTCGGGTTTTCTGCAGCGCGCCCATCACGACGGCCTGACGTTTGTCCTCATCATCACCGGCAAAGGCAAGATCGGCACTGACCCCGAACGCGGCGTGCTGCGCCGCCAGGTCCCACAATGGCTGAACCTTCCCGAATTCCGCACGTTGGTGGTCGGGTTCGAGGAAGCGCATATCGGCCATGGCGGCGAGGGCGCGCTCTACGTGAGGATTAGACGGGCAAAGTTTTAG
- the mltA gene encoding murein transglycosylase A, which produces MAREALTNARSIRRYAAAFSVIAIALSLASFAADAARTRRTARSVAPPSPPPRQIPYPTLAWPLEISGSQYSPAAWADIAGWKDDDHLQAYKAFRTSCKPIAAQRDPPADPKALGTSLRDPCRAARAQDISDGAKAKAFFEENFLPLRISRLGEGDGFVTGYYEPVIDGSRTQTEVYNVPVYRRPSNLFVRGFNQDSPSLPNKGQVFRKIGRRKLVPYYDRGEIEDGAIAGRGLEICWLKNQTDLLFSQIQGSARVRLEDGSTVRINYDAHNGYPYTAVGRILIDRGIIPKEQMSMQKIREWMDQNPDGAKELRRQNRAYVFFREVQLSDKDEAVGAQGVPLTPGRSIAVDRALHVYGTPFFIEGELPIESEQSKTPFHRLMIAQDTGSAIVGPARADLYFGAGAEAGKVSGRLRHNMHFVMLVPKSLDPAARGRKMPLPDPRPSEKIAKLFPQVEPLKDQPKDQPKDHKGGDRPAEVSAAPGKNLGAAAAKNAAPPPASVAQASPTQVPAATTVPLPEARPSLAPSRELNRRGRHHYYHGR; this is translated from the coding sequence TTGGCACGGGAAGCGCTCACTAACGCGCGCAGCATACGACGATATGCCGCCGCGTTTTCTGTGATCGCCATCGCGTTGTCGCTCGCTTCGTTCGCAGCGGACGCCGCGCGAACCCGCCGCACGGCACGTTCCGTTGCTCCGCCGTCTCCGCCGCCCCGACAGATCCCCTATCCCACGCTTGCCTGGCCGCTCGAGATCAGCGGCAGCCAATATAGCCCGGCCGCCTGGGCCGACATCGCCGGCTGGAAGGACGACGATCATCTGCAGGCCTACAAGGCGTTCCGCACCAGCTGCAAGCCGATCGCCGCGCAACGAGACCCGCCGGCCGATCCCAAGGCGCTCGGTACCTCGCTACGCGACCCCTGCCGCGCGGCACGGGCGCAGGACATCTCCGACGGCGCCAAGGCCAAGGCCTTTTTCGAAGAAAATTTTCTTCCCTTGCGAATCTCCCGGCTCGGAGAGGGCGACGGGTTCGTCACCGGCTACTATGAGCCCGTCATCGACGGCTCGCGCACCCAGACCGAGGTCTACAATGTGCCGGTCTATCGCCGTCCCTCGAACCTGTTCGTCCGCGGGTTCAATCAGGACTCGCCAAGTCTACCCAACAAGGGCCAGGTGTTCCGCAAAATCGGCCGCCGCAAGCTCGTGCCCTATTACGACCGCGGCGAGATCGAAGACGGCGCGATCGCGGGTCGTGGCCTCGAAATCTGTTGGCTGAAAAATCAGACCGATCTGCTGTTCTCGCAAATCCAGGGCTCGGCGCGGGTTCGTCTCGAGGATGGCTCGACCGTCCGGATCAATTACGACGCCCATAATGGTTATCCCTATACGGCGGTCGGGCGCATCCTGATCGACCGCGGCATCATCCCGAAAGAACAGATGTCGATGCAGAAGATCAGGGAATGGATGGATCAAAACCCCGACGGCGCCAAGGAATTGCGGCGGCAGAATCGTGCCTACGTCTTCTTTCGCGAAGTGCAGCTTTCCGACAAGGATGAAGCCGTCGGCGCGCAGGGCGTGCCGCTGACGCCGGGCCGTTCGATCGCGGTCGACCGGGCGCTGCATGTCTATGGCACGCCGTTTTTCATCGAGGGCGAGCTGCCGATCGAGTCGGAACAATCGAAGACGCCGTTTCACCGATTGATGATCGCCCAGGACACGGGATCAGCGATTGTCGGGCCGGCGCGCGCAGATCTTTATTTCGGCGCCGGGGCCGAGGCCGGAAAAGTTTCCGGCCGGCTCCGGCACAATATGCATTTTGTCATGCTGGTGCCGAAGAGCCTCGATCCGGCCGCGCGCGGCCGCAAGATGCCGCTGCCCGATCCCAGGCCATCGGAGAAGATCGCAAAACTGTTTCCGCAGGTCGAACCCTTGAAGGATCAGCCCAAAGATCAACCCAAAGACCATAAGGGCGGCGACAGGCCGGCTGAGGTATCCGCCGCCCCGGGCAAGAACCTTGGCGCGGCTGCTGCGAAGAACGCCGCGCCGCCGCCCGCCTCCGTTGCGCAGGCTTCGCCAACGCAAGTCCCTGCCGCGACCACCGTGCCGCTGCCGGAAGCACGGCCAAGCCTCGCCCCCAGCCGCGAGCTTAACCGCCGCGGCCGCCATCATTATTACCACGGCCGATGA
- a CDS encoding Tim44/TimA family putative adaptor protein produces the protein MFDIYTIIFLALAVFIFLRLRNVLGQRTGNERPPFDRAARNAVQGAQDNHVPPPMPGAVIDQAPLAPTADVTPPTDRWKGLAETGTPLAQGLDAIAAHDSSFDPRHFLSGARSAYEMIVLAFANGDRRALKDLLSSEVYESFEAAIRDREKNEQKTETRFVSIDKAELVGAEARDRAAQLTVRFVSQMVSVTRDKAGTIVDGNPDKVTDITDVWTFARDTTSRDPNWKLVGTGSAH, from the coding sequence GTGTTCGATATTTACACCATCATCTTCCTGGCGCTCGCGGTCTTCATCTTCCTGCGCCTGCGCAACGTCCTCGGACAGCGCACCGGCAACGAGCGGCCGCCGTTCGATCGCGCCGCGCGCAACGCGGTGCAGGGCGCGCAAGACAATCACGTGCCTCCGCCGATGCCGGGGGCAGTGATCGATCAGGCGCCGCTGGCGCCGACCGCAGATGTCACCCCGCCGACCGATCGCTGGAAAGGTCTCGCCGAGACCGGCACGCCGCTGGCGCAGGGGTTAGACGCCATCGCGGCACACGATTCCTCGTTCGATCCGAGGCATTTCCTCTCGGGCGCGCGCAGCGCCTATGAGATGATCGTGCTGGCATTCGCCAACGGCGATCGCCGCGCGCTCAAGGATCTGTTGTCGTCCGAGGTCTATGAGAGTTTTGAGGCCGCGATCAGGGATCGTGAGAAGAACGAGCAGAAGACCGAGACGCGGTTCGTGTCGATCGACAAGGCCGAGCTCGTCGGCGCCGAGGCGCGCGATCGCGCGGCGCAGCTCACCGTGCGTTTCGTGTCGCAGATGGTGTCGGTCACCCGCGACAAGGCCGGCACGATTGTGGACGGCAATCCGGATAAGGTCACCGATATCACCGATGTTTGGACATTCGCCCGCGACACGACTTCACGCGATCCGAACTGGAAGCTGGTTGGCACGGGAAGCGCTCACTAA
- the secB gene encoding protein-export chaperone SecB has translation MTNGNGAPPEAAPPPQLNVLAQYTKDLSFENPNAPSSLQPQAQQPAINIQINVSANNLSESEYEVTLSVEGKAENAGKVMFSFDLAYAGVFRIVNVPKENLHPLVMIECPRLLFPFAREIIATSVRDGGFPPLMLDPVDFVGLYRQNIERQAAAQQAAQVKPS, from the coding sequence ATGACCAACGGCAACGGCGCGCCTCCCGAGGCGGCCCCTCCTCCCCAGTTGAACGTGCTGGCGCAGTACACCAAGGACCTGTCGTTCGAAAATCCGAACGCCCCGTCCTCGCTGCAGCCGCAAGCCCAGCAGCCGGCGATCAATATCCAGATCAATGTCAGCGCCAACAATCTCTCCGAAAGCGAGTACGAAGTGACGCTTTCGGTCGAGGGCAAGGCCGAGAATGCCGGCAAGGTGATGTTCAGCTTCGATCTGGCCTATGCCGGCGTGTTCCGGATCGTCAATGTGCCGAAGGAAAATCTGCACCCGCTGGTCATGATCGAATGTCCGCGGCTGTTGTTCCCGTTCGCCCGCGAGATCATTGCGACTTCGGTGCGCGATGGCGGTTTTCCGCCGCTGATGCTCGACCCCGTCGATTTTGTCGGCCTGTATCGCCAGAACATCGAACGGCAGGCTGCGGCACAGCAGGCGGCGCAGGTGAAGCCGAGCTAG
- the dnaQ gene encoding DNA polymerase III subunit epsilon, translating to MREIVLDTETTGLDPLRGDRLVEIGCVEIFNRMPTGQTFHVYLNPERAMAAEAFAVHGLSSEFLADKPLFPEVVEDFLEFIGDAPLVIHNASFDVSFINAELDRVKLPPIARERLVDTLLLARRKHPGVSNRLDDLCSRYAIDNSHRTKHGALLDAELLAEVYIDLIGARQSQLILAAESREIRINGQSEMPRRQREVPLAPRVTEADLVAHRAFIATLGDKPIWNEFLAAE from the coding sequence ATGCGCGAAATCGTTCTCGATACCGAAACCACCGGCCTCGATCCCCTGCGGGGCGATCGGCTGGTCGAAATCGGCTGCGTCGAGATCTTCAATCGGATGCCGACGGGGCAGACCTTTCACGTTTATCTCAATCCCGAGCGCGCGATGGCGGCGGAAGCCTTTGCCGTGCACGGGCTTTCCAGCGAGTTCCTGGCCGACAAGCCGCTATTTCCCGAGGTGGTCGAGGATTTCCTGGAATTCATCGGCGACGCGCCGCTGGTGATCCACAACGCCTCGTTCGACGTCTCCTTCATCAATGCCGAGCTTGACCGCGTCAAGCTCCCCCCGATTGCGCGCGAACGGCTGGTCGACACGCTGCTCTTGGCGCGACGCAAGCATCCCGGCGTATCGAACCGCCTCGACGACCTCTGCTCGCGCTATGCGATCGACAATTCCCACCGCACCAAGCACGGCGCCTTGCTCGATGCGGAACTCTTGGCCGAGGTCTATATCGATCTGATCGGCGCCCGGCAGTCGCAATTGATTCTGGCCGCCGAATCCCGTGAGATCCGCATCAATGGGCAGAGCGAAATGCCACGGCGGCAGCGCGAGGTGCCTCTGGCGCCGCGGGTCACCGAGGCTGACCTCGTGGCCCATCGCGCCTTTATCGCTACCCTCGGCGACAAGCCGATCTGGAACGAATTTTTGGCCGCGGAATAA
- the coaE gene encoding dephospho-CoA kinase (Dephospho-CoA kinase (CoaE) performs the final step in coenzyme A biosynthesis.), producing MIILGLTGSIGMGKSTTAKLFAEAGVPVYDADAAVHEIYEGEAAPAVEAAFPGTTAGGKVDRNKLSARVVHDPAAIRQLEAIVHPMLSASRKNFFEDAERSGAAVAVVDVPLLFETGGEKRVDAVVVVTTTPEIQRERILARDNMTAEKLDAILARQLPDAEKRKRADFVVDTSHGLDPVRARIRDILAQVVKMPPRRT from the coding sequence ATGATCATCCTTGGACTGACCGGCTCGATCGGGATGGGGAAATCAACCACCGCGAAATTGTTCGCGGAGGCCGGCGTCCCCGTCTACGATGCCGACGCGGCCGTCCACGAAATTTATGAAGGCGAGGCGGCGCCTGCCGTCGAGGCAGCGTTTCCCGGCACCACCGCCGGCGGCAAGGTCGACCGTAACAAGCTTTCCGCCCGCGTGGTGCATGATCCCGCGGCGATCAGGCAGCTCGAAGCGATCGTGCATCCGATGCTCAGCGCCTCGCGCAAAAATTTTTTCGAGGACGCCGAGCGATCCGGTGCAGCTGTGGCGGTGGTCGATGTGCCGTTATTGTTTGAAACCGGCGGCGAGAAACGCGTCGATGCGGTGGTGGTGGTCACCACGACGCCGGAAATTCAGCGCGAACGAATTCTCGCCCGCGACAATATGACCGCTGAAAAGCTCGACGCCATCCTGGCGCGGCAACTGCCCGACGCCGAAAAGCGCAAGCGCGCGGATTTCGTGGTGGATACCTCGCATGGCCTCGACCCCGTTCGGGCCCGAATCCGGGACATTCTGGCTCAGGTTGTTAAAATGCCGCCGCGACGAACCTGA
- a CDS encoding Maf family protein, with product MKLWRGKHPLILASESRARQTLLLSAGVAFEVIAAEIDERAVQQASRLSAPGEIAALLAREKALAVSAGHPGRLVVGADQTLALGFRLFSKPAGRAEAKEQLRALAGHCHELHSAVAVARHDQIVFETVTIARMSMRPLGETEIDAYLDVAGEAVTTSVGAYQLEGLGVHLFERIEGDHFTILGLPLLPLLAFLRSERLLGV from the coding sequence ATGAAACTATGGCGCGGTAAACATCCGCTGATCCTGGCCTCGGAAAGCCGCGCGCGGCAAACGTTGCTCTTGAGTGCCGGCGTCGCGTTCGAGGTCATTGCCGCCGAAATCGATGAGCGGGCGGTGCAGCAGGCCTCCCGCCTCTCCGCGCCCGGCGAGATCGCAGCACTTCTGGCGCGCGAGAAGGCGCTTGCGGTATCAGCCGGACATCCCGGCAGGCTGGTCGTCGGCGCGGACCAGACCTTGGCGCTCGGGTTCAGGCTGTTCTCCAAGCCAGCCGGCCGCGCCGAAGCCAAAGAGCAACTGCGCGCGCTCGCCGGCCATTGCCACGAACTGCACTCCGCCGTTGCCGTCGCCCGGCATGACCAAATAGTCTTTGAAACAGTCACCATCGCGCGGATGAGCATGCGGCCGCTGGGCGAAACCGAAATCGACGCCTATCTGGATGTAGCAGGCGAGGCGGTGACGACAAGCGTCGGCGCTTACCAGCTCGAGGGGCTAGGGGTGCATCTGTTCGAGCGCATCGAAGGCGACCATTTTACAATTCTCGGTCTGCCGCTCTTGCCGCTGCTCGCGTTCTTGCGAAGCGAACGGCTGCTTGGTGTATGA
- a CDS encoding pyruvate, water dikinase regulatory protein, translated as MPTTGSYFHLHLVSDSTGETLITVARAVAAQYANVSPVEHVYPLVRSQKQLDRVLDEIEEAPGIVLFTLLEKDLVGRLEAKCQQINIPSLSIIGPVMQLFQAYLGAPTTGRVGAQHTLNAEYFKRIDALNYTMMHDDGQHVEGLEEADVILVGVSRTSKTPTSIYLANRGIRTANVPLVPGIPIPHQLETLTRPLVVSLHATPERLIQVRQNRLLSMGDRDNDTYIDRQAVADEVAFARRLSAKFNWAQLDVTRRSIEETAAAVLKLFADRQRQRLAE; from the coding sequence GTGCCCACGACTGGCAGCTATTTCCATCTTCATCTGGTCTCCGATTCGACCGGTGAGACGTTGATCACGGTGGCGCGCGCGGTGGCTGCGCAATACGCCAATGTGTCGCCGGTCGAACATGTCTATCCCCTGGTGCGCAGCCAGAAGCAGCTCGACCGGGTGCTGGATGAAATAGAGGAAGCGCCCGGCATCGTGCTTTTCACGCTGTTGGAAAAGGATCTGGTCGGCCGGCTCGAGGCAAAGTGCCAGCAGATCAACATACCGAGCCTCTCGATCATCGGCCCGGTGATGCAGTTGTTCCAGGCCTATCTCGGGGCACCGACGACGGGGCGCGTCGGCGCGCAGCACACGCTCAATGCGGAATATTTCAAGCGTATCGATGCCTTGAACTACACGATGATGCATGATGACGGCCAGCATGTCGAAGGCCTGGAAGAGGCCGACGTGATCCTGGTCGGGGTGTCGCGCACCTCGAAGACGCCGACCTCGATCTATCTCGCCAACCGCGGCATCCGCACCGCAAACGTGCCGCTGGTGCCGGGCATTCCCATCCCGCATCAACTGGAGACGCTGACAAGACCGCTGGTGGTCAGCCTTCACGCGACCCCGGAGCGCCTCATTCAGGTCCGGCAGAACCGGTTGTTGAGCATGGGCGACCGCGACAATGACACCTATATCGATCGGCAAGCCGTGGCGGACGAGGTCGCGTTTGCGCGCCGGTTAAGCGCGAAATTCAACTGGGCGCAGCTCGATGTCACCCGGCGATCGATCGAGGAGACCGCAGCCGCGGTGCTAAAATTGTTCGCCGACCGGCAGCGGCAACGGCTTGCCGAATGA
- the hemJ gene encoding protoporphyrinogen oxidase HemJ has protein sequence MYEWIKALHVIAVISWMAGMLYLPRLFVYHCEAEAGSKQSGTFKVMERRLLKAIINPAMIVTWLAGLYLAWAGHWFSAHWLHGKLLLVVLLSGVHGFFARCVKDFAADRNTRSQKFYRIINEVPTVLMIVIVILVVVKPF, from the coding sequence ATGTACGAATGGATCAAGGCGTTGCATGTCATCGCGGTCATCTCCTGGATGGCGGGCATGCTCTATCTGCCGCGATTGTTCGTCTACCATTGCGAGGCGGAGGCCGGATCGAAGCAGTCCGGGACGTTCAAGGTGATGGAACGTCGCTTGCTGAAGGCGATCATCAACCCGGCGATGATCGTGACCTGGCTGGCGGGGCTCTATCTCGCCTGGGCGGGCCATTGGTTTTCCGCGCACTGGCTGCACGGTAAGCTCCTGCTGGTGGTGCTGCTATCGGGCGTCCACGGGTTTTTTGCCCGCTGCGTGAAGGATTTCGCGGCTGACCGGAATACCAGAAGTCAGAAATTTTATCGTATTATCAATGAGGTACCGACGGTTCTGATGATCGTAATCGTGATCCTCGTGGTCGTGAAGCCGTTTTGA
- the rho gene encoding transcription termination factor Rho — MREMKLQDLKSQTPAELVAFAEEKGVENASTMRKQELMFAILKQLAIQEIDIIGEGVVEVLSDGFGFLRSPDANYLPGPDDIYVSPSQIRRFGLRTGDTIEGHIRSPKEGERYFALLKVNTLNFEDPEKSKHKVNFDNLTPLFPDQRFRLELEDPTRKDLSARVIDIVAPIGKGQRALIVAPPRTGKTVLMQNIAHSITANHPECYLIVLLIDERPEEVTDMQRSVKGEVVSSTFDEPAVRHVQVAEMVIEKAKRLVEHGRDVVILLDSITRLGRAYNTVVPSSGKVLTGGVDANALQRPKRFFGAARNIEEGGSLTIIATALVDTGSRMDEVIFEEFKGTGNSELILDRKVSDKRTFPAIDISRSGTRKEELITDPQLLKKMYVLRRILNPMGTMDAIDFLLDKLRNTKNNAEFFESMNT, encoded by the coding sequence ATGCGGGAAATGAAACTTCAAGACCTCAAATCTCAAACGCCGGCCGAACTCGTTGCGTTCGCGGAGGAGAAAGGGGTCGAAAACGCCAGCACCATGCGCAAGCAAGAGCTAATGTTCGCCATTCTCAAGCAGCTTGCGATCCAGGAAATCGACATTATCGGGGAGGGCGTCGTCGAAGTCCTTTCCGACGGCTTTGGCTTCTTGCGTTCGCCGGACGCCAATTATCTGCCGGGACCAGATGACATTTACGTCTCGCCGTCGCAGATCCGCCGTTTCGGGCTTCGTACCGGCGACACCATCGAAGGCCATATTCGCAGTCCGAAGGAAGGCGAACGCTATTTTGCCCTTCTCAAGGTCAATACGCTCAATTTCGAAGACCCGGAAAAGTCAAAGCACAAGGTCAATTTCGACAATCTGACGCCGCTGTTTCCCGATCAGCGGTTCCGGCTCGAGCTCGAAGACCCCACCAGAAAGGACCTTTCTGCAAGGGTTATCGACATTGTTGCCCCGATTGGCAAAGGCCAGCGCGCTTTGATCGTGGCCCCACCCCGCACCGGAAAAACGGTGCTGATGCAGAACATCGCGCATTCGATCACAGCCAATCACCCCGAATGCTATCTGATCGTGCTCCTGATCGATGAGCGTCCGGAAGAAGTCACGGACATGCAGCGCTCGGTGAAGGGCGAAGTCGTCTCCTCGACCTTCGACGAGCCGGCCGTGCGCCACGTCCAGGTCGCCGAAATGGTGATCGAAAAGGCAAAACGCCTGGTCGAGCACGGTCGCGACGTCGTGATCCTCCTGGACTCGATCACGCGGCTTGGCCGCGCCTACAACACGGTCGTGCCGTCATCCGGCAAGGTGCTGACCGGCGGCGTCGACGCCAACGCGCTGCAGCGGCCAAAACGCTTCTTCGGTGCCGCCCGTAATATCGAGGAGGGCGGCTCGCTCACCATCATCGCGACCGCTCTGGTCGATACCGGCAGCCGCATGGACGAAGTGATCTTTGAAGAATTCAAAGGCACCGGCAATTCGGAGCTCATCCTCGACCGCAAGGTTTCCGACAAGCGCACCTTCCCGGCGATCGACATCTCGCGCTCCGGCACCCGCAAGGAAGAGCTGATCACCGATCCGCAGCTCCTGAAGAAAATGTACGTGCTGCGCCGGATCCTCAACCCGATGGGCACCATGGACGCGATCGACTTCCTGCTCGACAAGTTGCGCAACACCAAGAACAACGCGGAGTTTTTCGAATCGATGAATACCTGA
- the mnmE gene encoding tRNA uridine-5-carboxymethylaminomethyl(34) synthesis GTPase MnmE yields MHPREQTIFALSSGRPPSAISIVRVSGPQAGAVLSSLAGKMPAPRMATRALLRSAEQQPIDDAVVLWFPGPASATGEDVGEFHVHGGRAVLSALFAALSAFEDVRAAEPGEFTRRGFENGKLDLTEAEALDDLIHADTDRQRRQALRQLKGLLGDKVRDWRAQIIEACALIEAGIDFSDEGDVPAELIAPALAKIETLLGEIQDVLAAQGKSERLREGLVVAIAGPPNVGKSTLINALARREVAIVSPHAGTTRDVIEVQLDLDGYPVTVIDTAGVRETDDPVEQEGVRRARARAAEADLVLWLVDAEHENHRHVGAVPVWTVRNKIDLEPSDGEEPPPGDTDFEISASRGDGIPELIRALIGFAQDYFGSGEGGLIGRERQRGLLQDAAIMLQRSIDVMGEGEELAAEELRAAADSLGRLLGRVDVEDILGAIFKDFCIGK; encoded by the coding sequence ATGCATCCACGCGAACAGACGATTTTCGCGCTGTCCTCGGGCCGGCCGCCGAGCGCCATTTCCATTGTCCGGGTATCCGGGCCTCAGGCCGGAGCGGTGCTCAGTTCGCTCGCGGGCAAGATGCCGGCGCCGCGGATGGCAACGCGAGCGCTGTTGCGCAGTGCCGAGCAGCAGCCGATCGACGATGCGGTGGTGCTGTGGTTCCCGGGACCCGCGAGCGCGACCGGCGAGGATGTCGGTGAATTTCACGTGCATGGCGGCCGCGCCGTACTCTCGGCCTTGTTCGCCGCGCTCTCGGCGTTCGAAGATGTCCGCGCCGCGGAGCCCGGCGAATTTACTCGCCGCGGCTTCGAGAACGGCAAGCTCGATCTCACCGAAGCCGAGGCGCTCGACGATCTGATCCATGCCGACACCGACCGGCAGCGCCGCCAGGCGCTGCGCCAGTTGAAAGGGCTGCTCGGCGACAAGGTGCGCGACTGGCGCGCGCAGATCATCGAGGCCTGCGCGTTGATCGAGGCCGGAATCGATTTTTCCGACGAAGGCGATGTGCCCGCGGAGTTGATCGCGCCGGCGCTGGCAAAGATCGAAACATTGCTCGGGGAAATTCAGGACGTCCTGGCGGCGCAAGGCAAGAGCGAACGGCTGCGCGAAGGCCTCGTGGTTGCGATCGCGGGTCCGCCAAACGTCGGCAAGTCGACGCTGATCAATGCACTGGCGCGGCGCGAGGTGGCGATCGTCTCGCCGCATGCCGGCACCACGCGCGACGTCATCGAAGTTCAGCTCGATCTCGACGGCTATCCGGTGACCGTGATCGATACCGCCGGCGTTCGCGAAACCGACGATCCCGTCGAGCAGGAAGGTGTGCGTCGGGCGCGGGCCCGCGCGGCGGAAGCGGATCTCGTGCTGTGGCTGGTCGATGCGGAGCACGAAAACCATCGGCACGTAGGCGCGGTACCGGTGTGGACGGTGCGTAACAAGATCGATCTCGAGCCGTCCGACGGTGAGGAGCCGCCGCCAGGTGATACCGATTTCGAGATTTCCGCGAGCCGGGGCGACGGCATTCCGGAATTGATCCGAGCCCTGATTGGCTTCGCGCAGGATTATTTTGGTTCAGGCGAGGGCGGGCTGATCGGCCGCGAGCGGCAACGGGGATTGCTGCAGGATGCGGCGATTATGCTGCAACGCAGCATTGATGTCATGGGCGAAGGGGAAGAGCTTGCCGCTGAAGAGCTGCGGGCGGCGGCTGATTCGCTCGGTCGGCTGCTTGGGCGGGTCGATGTGGAGGACATCCTGGGCGCGATATTCAAGGATTTTTGTATCGGTAAGTAG